A window of the Eulemur rufifrons isolate Redbay chromosome 6, OSU_ERuf_1, whole genome shotgun sequence genome harbors these coding sequences:
- the BMAL1 gene encoding basic helix-loop-helix ARNT-like protein 1 isoform X13, whose translation MKCNRPSVKVEDKDFPSTCSKKKADRKSFCTIHSTGYLKSWPPTKMGLDEDNEPDNEGCNLSCLVAIGRLHSHMVPQPVNGEIRVKSMEYVSRHAIDGKFVFVDQRATAILAYLPQELLGTSCYEYFHQDDIGHLAECHRQVLQTREKITTNCYKFKIKDGSFITLRSRWFSFMNPWTKEVEYIVSTNTVVLASVLEGGDPTFPQLTASPHSMDSMLPSGEGGPKRTHPTVPGIPGGTRAGAGKIGRMIAEEIMEIHRIRGSSPSSCGSSPLNITSTPPPDASSPGGKKILNGGTPDIPSSGLLPGQAQDNPGYPYSDSSSILGENPHIGMDMIDNDQGSSSPSNDEAAMAVIMSLLEADAGLGGPVDFSDLPWPL comes from the exons ATGAAGTGCAACAGGCCTTCAGTAAAGGTTGAAGACAAGGACTTCCCCTCCACCTGCTCAAAGAAAAAAG CAGAtcgaaaaagcttctgcacaatcCACAGCACAGGCTATTTGAAAAGCTGGCCACCCACAAAGATGGGGCTGGATGAAGACAATGAACCAGACAACGAGGGGTGTAACCTCAGCTGCCTTGTCGCAATCGGACGACTACATTCTCACATGGTTCCACAACCGGTGAACGGGGAAATCAGGGTGAAATCTATGGAGTATGTTTCTCGGCACGCAATAGATGGCAAGTTTGTTTTTGTAGACCAGAG ggCAACAGCTATTTTGGCATATTTACCACAAGAACTTCTAGGCACATCGTGTTATGAATATTTTCACCAAGATGACATAGGACATCTTGCAGAATGTCACAGGCAAG ttTTACAGACGAGAGAAAAGATTACAACAAATTGCTATAAGTTTAAAATCAAAGATGGTTCTTTCATCACACTACGGAGTCGATGGTTCAGTTTCATGAACCCTTGGACCAAGGAAGTAGAATACATTGTTTCAACCAACACTGTTGTTTT AGCCAGCGTCTTGGAAGGCGGGGACCCAACCTTCCCGCAGCTCACAGCGTCCCCCCACAGCATGGACAGCATGCTGCCCTCTGGAGAAG GTGGCCCAAAGAGGACCCACCCCACTGTTCCAGGGATTCCAGGGGGAacaagggctggggcaggaaaaatAGGTCGAATGATTGCTGAGGAAATCATGGAAATCCACAG GATAAGGGGGTCCTCACCTTCCAGCTGTGGCTCCAGCCCCTTGAACATCACGAGTACACCTCCCCCTGATGCCTCTTCTCCAGGAGGCAAGAAG ATTTTAAATGGAGGGACTCCAGACATTCCTTCCAGTGGCCTACTACCAGGACAGGCTCAGGACAACCCAGGTTATCCATATTCTGATAGTTCTTCTATTCTGG GTGAGAACCCCCACATAGGTATGGACATGATAGACAATGACCAAGGATCAAGTAGTCCCAGTAATGATGAAGCCGCAATGGCTGTCATCATGAGCCTCTTGGAAGCAGATGCTGGGCTGGGTGGCCCTGTTGACTTTAGCGACTTGCCATGGCCGCTGTAA